One Jeotgalibaca porci genomic region harbors:
- the rplK gene encoding 50S ribosomal protein L11: MAKKVMKLVKLQIPAGKASPAPPVGPALGQAGVNIMGFCKEFNARTQDQAGMIIPVVITVFEDRSFTFITKTPPAPVLLKKAAGLDKASGEPNKNKVGSVTRAQVQEIAETKMTDLNAADVEAAMRMVEGTARSMGITVQD, encoded by the coding sequence GTGGCTAAAAAAGTTATGAAGTTAGTTAAGTTGCAAATTCCTGCAGGTAAGGCATCTCCAGCTCCGCCAGTAGGTCCAGCTCTAGGTCAAGCGGGTGTAAACATCATGGGATTCTGTAAAGAATTCAATGCTCGTACGCAAGATCAAGCAGGTATGATTATTCCTGTAGTGATTACTGTATTTGAAGACCGTTCATTTACATTCATTACAAAAACTCCACCAGCTCCAGTTCTATTGAAGAAAGCTGCTGGCTTGGATAAAGCATCAGGTGAACCAAACAAAAACAAAGTTGGTTCTGTAACTCGTGCACAAGTACAAGAAATCGCTGAAACTAAAATGACAGATTTGAATGCAGCAGACGTAGAAGCTGCTATGCGTATGGTCGAAGGTACTGCTCGCTCAATGGGTATTACTGTTCAAGACTAA
- the rplA gene encoding 50S ribosomal protein L1 yields MAKKGKLFLAASEKVEKGTHYSAADAVALVKEIDFAKFDATIEVAYRLGIDTRKNDQQIRGAVVLPHGTGKTQRVLVFAKGEKAKEAEAAGADFVGENELAEKIQGGWFDFDVIVATPDMMGTVGRLGRVLGPKGLMPNPKTGTVTMDVAKAVEEIKAGKVTYRADKQGNIHVPIGKVSFDNEKLVENFQTIHDVVVRAKPSAAKGTYIKNLSVASTFGPGVKVDPTTVAK; encoded by the coding sequence ATGGCTAAAAAAGGTAAACTATTCCTTGCTGCTTCTGAAAAAGTAGAAAAAGGAACACACTATTCTGCTGCTGATGCTGTTGCATTGGTAAAAGAAATCGACTTCGCTAAATTTGATGCAACGATTGAAGTTGCATACCGTCTAGGAATCGACACTCGTAAAAACGATCAACAAATCCGTGGTGCAGTAGTATTGCCACACGGTACAGGTAAAACACAACGCGTATTAGTATTTGCAAAAGGTGAAAAAGCTAAAGAAGCTGAAGCAGCTGGAGCAGATTTCGTAGGCGAAAACGAATTGGCTGAAAAAATCCAAGGCGGATGGTTCGACTTTGACGTTATCGTTGCTACACCTGATATGATGGGTACTGTAGGACGCTTGGGTCGCGTATTGGGACCTAAAGGCCTAATGCCTAACCCTAAAACAGGTACAGTTACTATGGACGTAGCTAAAGCTGTTGAAGAAATCAAAGCTGGTAAAGTAACTTACCGTGCTGACAAACAAGGGAACATCCATGTTCCAATCGGTAAAGTATCATTCGACAACGAAAAATTGGTGGAAAACTTCCAAACAATTCACGATGTTGTTGTTCGTGCGAAACCATCTGCAGCTAAAGGTACATACATCAAAAACTTGAGTGTAGCATCTACATTCGGACCTGGTGTTAAAGTTGACCCAACAACTGTAGCAAAATAA
- the rplJ gene encoding 50S ribosomal protein L10, whose translation MSEAAIAKKQELVAIATGKLQESASVVVVDYLGLTVAEVTELRKQLREAGVEMQVLKNSVISRAAIAAGLEGMDAIFKGPTAVAFSSEDVVAPAKIIAEFAKTAAKLEIKGGVIEGKVSTKEEIEALAKLPNREGMLSMLLSVLQAPMRNFALAVKAVSEKDAA comes from the coding sequence ATGAGTGAAGCTGCTATCGCTAAAAAACAAGAACTTGTAGCTATTGCTACTGGCAAACTACAAGAATCTGCTTCTGTTGTAGTGGTTGATTACTTAGGTCTTACTGTTGCTGAGGTGACAGAACTAAGAAAACAACTACGTGAAGCTGGCGTTGAAATGCAAGTTTTGAAAAACTCTGTAATTTCTCGTGCTGCAATTGCTGCAGGACTAGAAGGTATGGACGCTATTTTCAAAGGCCCAACAGCAGTTGCTTTCAGTAGCGAAGATGTTGTAGCACCAGCAAAAATTATTGCTGAGTTTGCTAAAACAGCTGCGAAACTAGAAATCAAAGGTGGCGTTATCGAGGGTAAAGTTTCTACGAAAGAAGAAATCGAAGCTCTTGCTAAACTACCAAACCGCGAAGGAATGTTGTCAATGCTATTATCAGTATTGCAAGCACCTATGCGCAACTTTGCATTGGCTGTCAAAGCTGTATCCGAAAAAGATGCTGCTTAA
- the rplL gene encoding 50S ribosomal protein L7/L12, with the protein MALNVEQIIADIKEATVLELNDLVKAIEEEFGVTAAAPVAAAGGAGEAAAEEQTEFNVELTSAGDSKIKVIKAVREATGLGLKEAKGLVDGAPGVIKEGVSKEEAEALKAALEEVGATVTLK; encoded by the coding sequence ATGGCATTGAATGTTGAACAAATTATTGCTGATATTAAAGAAGCAACAGTTCTAGAATTAAACGACTTAGTTAAAGCAATCGAAGAAGAGTTTGGAGTAACTGCTGCAGCTCCTGTAGCTGCTGCTGGTGGCGCTGGTGAAGCTGCTGCTGAAGAGCAAACAGAATTCAACGTTGAGTTGACTTCAGCTGGAGACAGCAAAATCAAAGTAATCAAAGCTGTACGTGAAGCTACAGGTCTTGGCTTGAAAGAAGCTAAAGGTCTAGTTGATGGCGCTCCTGGCGTAATCAAAGAAGGCGTATCTAAAGAAGAAGCAGAAGCTTTGAAAGCTGCTCTTGAAGAAGTAGGCGCAACAGTAACACTTAAATAA
- a CDS encoding class I SAM-dependent methyltransferase, producing MSDHYYTKNPSIQSDEATWTFPLLGKNFQFTSDAGVFSKNTVDFGSRLLIDSFGYPETVTGPILDVGCGYGPIGLALAAANPDITVEMVDVNERAMQLAKRNAEANQVKNIKIYSSSIYENVEGSNRFAAIVTNPPIRAGKETVHAILTQAYEYLMPGGTLTAVIQKKQGAPSAQKRMTEIFNNADVIARDKGYWIIQSTKENEA from the coding sequence ATGTCAGATCATTACTACACAAAAAACCCATCTATTCAAAGTGACGAGGCAACGTGGACATTCCCTTTACTGGGTAAGAATTTCCAGTTTACATCGGATGCCGGTGTCTTTTCAAAAAATACGGTCGACTTTGGTTCTCGCTTGTTGATTGATTCTTTCGGCTATCCAGAAACAGTAACCGGTCCAATCTTGGATGTTGGCTGTGGATACGGTCCAATCGGATTGGCTTTGGCCGCTGCTAACCCGGATATTACAGTTGAAATGGTTGATGTAAACGAACGCGCGATGCAACTTGCGAAGCGCAATGCAGAAGCCAATCAGGTTAAGAACATCAAAATTTATTCATCATCTATTTATGAAAATGTCGAAGGCTCTAATCGTTTTGCAGCGATTGTTACCAACCCGCCTATTCGTGCTGGTAAAGAAACCGTCCATGCTATCTTGACTCAAGCTTATGAGTATCTGATGCCAGGCGGCACACTGACAGCCGTCATCCAGAAGAAACAAGGAGCGCCAAGTGCTCAAAAGAGGATGACTGAGATTTTCAATAATGCAGATGTTATTGCTCGTGATAAAGGGTACTGGATCATTCAAAGTACAAAAGAAAACGAAGCTTGA